GATCCACCTGCCTTGCCTGAGCTCACCTTCAAAAATAGCTTGTCGCCAACCTCATTGACGTGGCGTAACAAATAATCGATATCCTCCTTCGTTAGGGCAGCAGACACACAGAATCTTACTCTGGATTCATCTAGTGGGGTTGCAGGATAGGCGACAACCACTACTGCGATTTTCCTTTGTAACATCATTCGGGAAAATGCGGGCATCTTTGCTGGGGCGTATAGAAGCATTGGTATGATAGGGGAATCTGCAATACCATATACAATAAAACCTAGTCTTTGTAAGGCAAGGCGTAGGTAACGAGAATTAAATGCAATACGTTGTACTCTTTCTAGACCCTCTCCTGGGTTTAATTCTCCTGTAATTGTCCTTAACGAGGAAATAATTTGTGCAAGCACCGGAGCAGGACTTGGTTCACCGTAGCTTGGAGTTGTCAGGTCCAGCCTCAATCTATTTATAATGCTGCTCTCTGCAGCAATGTAACCACCGGCTGCACCAAATGACTTCGTCAATGTTCCCATAAGAATATCTACATCTGCAGGGTCAACACCAAAGACATCGCATACACCACGGCCACGTGGACCCATCGCACCAATAGAGTGTGCTTCGTCAACAAATAAATAACATTTGTATTTTTTCTTCAGTTCAATCAATTTTGGCAAATTGCACATAGTACCTTCCATGGAGTATAAGCCTTCTACACAAATTAAAATCTTTTTCCAAGGCCTATGCGTCTTTGGTTGACCTTGAACGATCATGTCGCGTATTAGCTGCTCCAAAACTTTCATATCATTGTGTTTAAACGTCCTGACTGCCGCTCCAGATAAACGAACACCTGTTCTGATAGATGTATGGTTTAATGCGTCTGATATAACCAAACATTTGCTATCTAGAAAAGCATTGAATAGATTAGCATTCGTACCGTAACCCATAGAGAATATAAGTGCGTCCGGCTTGCCAACAAAATCCGCTATATATCTCTCTGCTTCCAGGTGAAGATCAGTTGTTCCACTTTGGAA
This window of the Eremothecium sinecaudum strain ATCC 58844 chromosome VII, complete sequence genome carries:
- the LCB2 gene encoding serine C-palmitoyltransferase LCB2 (Syntenic homolog of Ashbya gossypii AGR127C; Syntenic homolog of Saccharomyces cerevisiae YDR062W (LCB2)), translated to MSLIMNTKVPLIEPEEISSEDKIENEFGRLTSKKYLYSATSRCGKPSQDPVLDSPPYYISVITYLDYLILIILGHVHDFFGLTFQKERHRDIMERDGYAPWFSKFESFFVRRMKKHIDDCFSRPTTGVPGRFIRCVDRVSHSLNERFTYPGTVSMCLNLSSYNYLGFAQSKGQCTNAALKAVDDYGIHINGSRFQSGTTDLHLEAERYIADFVGKPDALIFSMGYGTNANLFNAFLDSKCLVISDALNHTSIRTGVRLSGAAVRTFKHNDMKVLEQLIRDMIVQGQPKTHRPWKKILICVEGLYSMEGTMCNLPKLIELKKKYKCYLFVDEAHSIGAMGPRGRGVCDVFGVDPADVDILMGTLTKSFGAAGGYIAAESSIINRLRLDLTTPSYGEPSPAPVLAQIISSLRTITGELNPGEGLERVQRIAFNSRYLRLALQRLGFIVYGIADSPIIPMLLYAPAKMPAFSRMMLQRKIAVVVVAYPATPLDESRVRFCVSAALTKEDIDYLLRHVNEVGDKLFLKVSSGKAGGSLDNKPPRWDIEEVIRRTPEDCKDDKYFII